ACTCCCACGGTCTGGTCCCGATCGACGCTGCCAGGGTGGCCGGTGCGGGCACCAGCGACGGACTCGCAGGCTGTGCACAACCTGGATGATGGGGATGGTTTCGGGTGCGGCGCGGCCAGCACCGGGGTGACTGTCGGTGGTTCGTGCTATGGGCGCCTGACGACGCGCGGGACTTCCCTCCCGCGCGGGTGCGCCCGGAGGGCCGCGGTGCGGTCGGCCTTCAGCCGGAGAACGGCCCGTCCTCGGGCAGCCGCAGGTCCGGTTTGTCCAGTTCCTCCACGTTGACGTCCTTGAAGGTGATCACCCGGACATGCTTCACGAACCGGGCAGGCCGGTACATGTCCCACACCCAGGCATCGGACATGCGTACCTCGAAGTAGACTTCGCCGCCCCCGTCCCGAACCTGCACATCCACGGCGTTGGCCAGGTAGAACCGCCGCTCGGTCTCCACGACGTACGAGAACTGGCTGACGATGTCGCGGT
The sequence above is drawn from the Amycolatopsis aidingensis genome and encodes:
- a CDS encoding DUF2469 domain-containing protein: MSAEDLEKYETEMELSLYREYRDIVSQFSYVVETERRFYLANAVDVQVRDGGGEVYFEVRMSDAWVWDMYRPARFVKHVRVITFKDVNVEELDKPDLRLPEDGPFSG